From a single Brassica oleracea var. oleracea cultivar TO1000 chromosome C5, BOL, whole genome shotgun sequence genomic region:
- the LOC106343927 gene encoding secretory carrier-associated membrane protein 4 produces MNRHHDPNPFDEEDEEIVNPFSKGGGRVPAASRPVGFGQSLDATVDIPLDTMNDSSQKQRKLADWEAELRKKEMDIKRREDAIAKSGVQIDDKNWPPFFPIIHHDIANEIPVYAQKLQYLAFASWLGIVLCLVFNVIATMVCWIKGGGVKIFFLATIYALIGCPLSYVVWYRPLYRAMRTDSALKFGWFFFTYLIHIGFCIVAAIAPPIFFQGKSLTGVLAAIDVISDSLLAGIFYFIGFGLFCLESLLSLWVLQKIYLYFRGNK; encoded by the exons ATGAATCGTCACCACGACCCCAACCCTTTCGATGAGGAAGATGAAGAAATCGTCAATCCCTTCTCC AAAGGCGGCGGAAGGGTTCCTGCTGCATCTAGACCAGTTGGATTTGGCCAAAGCCTCGATGCTACTGTTGATATTCCCTTGGATACCATGAAT GACTCTTCACAGAAACAAAGAAAGCTTGCTGACTGGGAAGCTGAGCTTAGGAAGAAAGAAATG GATATTAAGCGGAGGGAGGATGCTATTGCTAAAT CTGGTGTTCAAATAGATGATAAAAACTGGCCCCCGTTTTTCCCAATCATACACCATGACATTGCTAATGAGATACCAGTCTATGCACAAAAGCTGCAGTACCTGGCTTTTGCTAGTTGGTTAG GTATTGTTTTGTGTCTGGTATTCAATGTGATTGCAACCATGGTGTGCTGGATTAAAGGCGGAG GTGTAAAAATATTTTTCCTTGCCACGATATATGCGTTGATTGGATGTCCACTTTCTTATGTTGTATGGTACAGGCCTCTCTACCGAGCCATGAG GACTGACAGCGCTTTGAAGTTTGGTTGGTTTTTCTTCACTTACTTG ATTCACATTGGTTTCTGCATCGTTGCCGCCATTGCCCCGCCCATCTTTTTCCAGGGGAAGTCTTTAAC GGGTGTGCTTGCAGCAATTGATGTCATCTCAGACAGTTTATTAGCAGGG ATCTTCTACTTTATCGGTTTTGGTCTCTTCTGCTTGGAGTCACTTCTGAGTCTATGGGTTCTTCAG AAAATTTACCTCTACTTTAGGGGGAACAAGTAA